From the genome of Dickeya aquatica, one region includes:
- a CDS encoding baseplate J/gp47 family protein: protein MAFVTDSFDETRAKILADIKNLLPSADVSEDSDFYIRASSVASVITGLYRHQAWIVRQIFPDTADTEYLEWHCRLRNITRKAQTTASGFISGTGEPGATSAVGRTINRGSLSYTTTQAVTVGADGKFSVAAVPSLAGTAGNTTAAVTGTFTSTPPGFDSVVTIGLMAGGTERETDAEMLARLLDVIRRPPAGGNKYDYRRWAMSVDGVSAAYVYPLRRGLGTVDVVITSASGLPSAEIINKVQAYIDDVRPVTAKSTMILAPTPKNVDISVAISVSGVTVQAVTQNIRDALTSYFNTLEPGESFIRSQAEMLISQIGGVVDRAIVSPAGNIAATVNNNIVEWLRAGNITVAML, encoded by the coding sequence ATGGCGTTCGTGACAGATTCGTTTGATGAGACGCGCGCAAAAATCCTGGCGGATATTAAAAATTTATTGCCATCGGCTGACGTGTCTGAGGACTCTGATTTTTATATCCGTGCGTCGTCGGTCGCGAGTGTTATTACAGGATTATATCGTCATCAAGCCTGGATAGTCCGGCAGATTTTTCCTGACACGGCGGATACAGAATATCTCGAATGGCACTGCCGGCTGCGGAATATAACGCGCAAGGCACAAACGACAGCATCAGGATTTATTTCAGGAACAGGTGAACCCGGCGCGACGTCAGCAGTGGGGCGCACGATAAATCGTGGCTCTCTGTCGTATACAACAACGCAGGCTGTAACTGTAGGCGCTGACGGTAAGTTTAGCGTCGCTGCCGTCCCCTCTCTTGCTGGCACGGCAGGCAATACAACAGCGGCAGTTACAGGGACATTTACCAGCACGCCGCCAGGGTTCGATAGTGTTGTCACAATAGGTTTGATGGCAGGCGGCACGGAACGGGAGACGGATGCTGAGATGCTCGCCCGCCTGCTCGATGTGATTCGGCGGCCGCCTGCCGGTGGCAATAAATACGATTACAGACGCTGGGCAATGAGTGTTGACGGCGTTAGCGCGGCATACGTTTATCCGCTGCGGCGGGGGCTGGGAACTGTTGATGTGGTAATCACGTCAGCCAGCGGGCTGCCGAGCGCTGAAATTATTAACAAGGTGCAGGCGTATATCGACGACGTCAGGCCGGTCACAGCAAAAAGCACAATGATATTAGCGCCGACCCCCAAGAATGTTGATATTTCCGTCGCAATTAGCGTCAGTGGCGTAACCGTGCAAGCTGTTACGCAAAATATTCGCGATGCGTTGACGAGTTATTTTAACACGCTGGAGCCGGGCGAATCATTTATTCGAAGTCAGGCTGAGATGCTGATATCGCAAATCGGCGGTGTTGTTGACCGCGCTATAGTCAGCCCGGCCGGTAATATTGCGGCGACAGTAAATAACAATATTGTTGAGTGGCTGCGAGCCGGAAATATCACAGTGGCGATGCTATGA
- a CDS encoding YmfQ family protein: protein MKELLSLLLPPVSYSPNAEQLSTELTAEGDALSATKARANDVLGAVTPLRANGLLSDWERVLGIAPAVGLSYQQRLEDVLIKVAETGGLSIPYFTGLAKKMGYDITIDELMPFRCGVSRCGQRLASTNIRFVWRVNVGSSSVKKYYFRTGISRCGERLMSSRDAVIESVFNELKPAHTLCVFNYTEAK, encoded by the coding sequence ATGAAAGAGTTGCTGTCATTATTGTTACCTCCAGTTTCATATAGCCCCAATGCCGAGCAATTATCCACCGAATTAACTGCGGAAGGCGATGCGCTATCTGCAACAAAGGCACGGGCAAACGACGTATTAGGCGCAGTCACCCCGCTGCGTGCAAACGGGCTGCTTTCGGACTGGGAGCGCGTTCTCGGCATCGCTCCTGCGGTTGGGCTGTCGTATCAGCAGCGCCTGGAAGATGTTCTGATAAAAGTCGCTGAGACGGGTGGCCTAAGCATTCCGTACTTCACGGGGCTTGCTAAGAAAATGGGGTACGACATCACGATTGATGAGCTCATGCCGTTTCGGTGTGGAGTCAGTCGCTGCGGGCAGCGTCTGGCATCGACGAACATCCGATTTGTCTGGCGCGTCAATGTCGGGTCATCCTCGGTCAAAAAATACTATTTCAGAACAGGCATTAGTCGTTGCGGTGAGCGATTAATGTCATCGCGGGACGCTGTTATTGAATCTGTATTTAACGAGCTGAAACCTGCACACACACTGTGCGTTTTTAATTATACGGAGGCCAAATGA